One Setaria italica strain Yugu1 chromosome II, Setaria_italica_v2.0, whole genome shotgun sequence DNA segment encodes these proteins:
- the LOC101778722 gene encoding BURP domain-containing protein 15, whose protein sequence is MACLLLVLVVAAAVLTAPPGKLTHAARTPTSPEAFWRAALPGAPMPESIRELLRPSAEVVKAPSADADVRDDDPPPPMNFNYDDYRASPSPRNQLVVATFAKAPEHVGARNAATGDDDRARASPPAVFFLEDAVRVGGSLPFPRGLLPRAASGDDEEAPAARQPPLELYTVRAVRAVEGSSFVVCRGEARPDGGGAVYGCRGVGPARAYAVDVAGERGDAVTATVVCHGDDGASNGNLEHAASRLLGVGGGVGAAVCYAVPDAQILLVKSEKVPSSA, encoded by the exons ATGGCGTGCCTCCTCCTCGttctcgtcgtcgccgccgcggtcctCACG GCTCCACCCGGGAAGCTGACGCATGCCGCTCGGACGCCGACGTCGCCGGAGGCCTTCTggcgcgccgccctccccggCGCACCCATGCCGGAGTCCATCCGCGAGCTCCTGCGCCCTAGTGCTG AGGTGGTCAAAGCTCCAAGCGCAGACGCTGACGTTCGCGAcgacgacccgccgccgcccatgaaCTTCAACTACGACGACTACAGGGCCTCGCCCTCGCCTCGGAACCAGCTGGTCGTCGCTACCTTCGCCAAGGCACCGGAACACGTCGGCGCCCGGAACGCCGCCACGGGCGACGATGACCGTGCTCGCGCGTCACCGCCGGCGGTGTTCTTCCTTGAAGACGCGGTGCGCGTCGGCGGGAGCCTGCCGTTcccccgcggcctcctcccgcgAGCGGCGTCCGGCGATGAcgaggaggcgccggcggctcGTCAGCCCCCGCTGGAGCTGTACACCGTCCGTGCCGTTCGGGCCGTCGAGGGGTCCAGCTTCGTGGTGTGCCGCGGCGAGGCCcgccccgacggcggcggcgccgtgtaCGGGTGCCGTGGGGTCGGCCCGGCGAGGGCGTACGCGGTGGACGTTGCCGGAGAGCGCGGTGATGCGGTGACCGCGACGGTCGTGTGCCACGGTGACGACGGCGCGTCCAATGGTAACCTGGAGCACGCAGCGTCCCGTctgctcggcgtcggcggcggtgtgGGTGCGGCGGTCTGCTATGCCGTGCCCGACGCGCAGATACTCTTGGTGAAGAGCGAGAAGGTCCCCTCCTCAGCGTAA
- the LOC101779138 gene encoding phosphatidylinositol/phosphatidylcholine transfer protein SFH6 isoform X1: MSVSHADEHEISLCDPNSEDDRRRRKIGSLRRKAIHALRKKRGRRRVTDFRFPAAISIEDVRDAEEERAVAAFRDRLAAHGLLPYKHDDYHMMLSKFVFVCCHDQCRFLKARKFDSEKATQMWAEMLRWRKEFGADTILEDFEFNELDDVLRYYPQGYHGVDREGRPVYIERLGKVDPNKLMQITSVDRYIKYHVQEFERAFREKFPACTLAAKRHIDSTTTILDVHGVGFKNFSKTARELVQRMQRIDSDYYPETLHQMYVVNAGSGFKLIWNSVKGFLDPKTSSKIHVLGSNYQSRLIEVIDSSELPEFLGGSCTCSDKGGCLGSNKGPWNDPAILKLIHSMEGGGSMRETKQISDGYERSGSSLRAENLKGMLSDVSNAESESDVDDIGLSVSQKITDHSLLTPVREEVKGSDSSASCSSDGKHLLDMNPGSPQGTQQVERVSIQSICQKHFSTFGWLHCLGNIALILHGTSAVRTLEDLARGLATVLIRISSFFHFFVCRQERMLENVHSCADAEQAKPQPVREEDMSASLQRLEKLESLCNHLMSKPPDMPKDKELVLFQAFDRIKSLEADLERTKTALEAAVAKQMELEDSVEALQHRSASVVRRRLCCS; this comes from the exons ATGTCAG TGAGCCATGCCGACGAGCACGAGATATCGCTGTGCGACCCCAACTCCGAGGacgaccggcgccggcggaaGATCGGATCGCTGCGGCGGAAGGCCATCCACGCGCTCCGGAAGAAGCGGGGCAGGCGGCGCGTCACCGACTTCCGCttccccgccgccatctccatcgaGGACGtccgcgacgccgaggaggagcgcgccgtcgccgcgttCCGCGACCGCCTAGCCGCGCACGGCCTCCTCCCCTACAAGCACGATGACTACCACATGATGCTGAG TAAGTTCGTCTTTGTTTGTTGTCATGATCAATGCAGGTTTCTGAAGGCCAGGAAGTTCGATTCCGAGAAGGCAACGCAAATGTGGGCAGAGATGCTGAGATGGAGGAAAGAATTTGGAGCTGACACAATCTTGGAG GACTTTGAATTCAACGAGCTCGATGACGTTCTCCGGTACTACCCTCAGGGCTACCACGGCGTCGATCGGGAAGGCCGGCCAGTGTACATCGAGAGGCTCGGCAAGGTTGATCCTAACAAGCTCATGCAGATCACCTCGGTGGACCGGTACATCAAGTACCATGTGCAGGAGTTCGAGAGGGCATTCAGGGAGAAGTTCCCTGCCTGCACATTAGCAGCCAAGAGACACATTGATTCCACTACTACCATATTGGATGTCCATGGTGTG GGGTTTAAGAATTTCTCAAAAACTGCAAGGGAGCTTGTTCAACGAATGCAGAGAATAGACAGTGACTACTATCCTGAG ACACTACATCAGATGTATGTTGTGAATGCTGGCAGTGGATTCAAGCTGATCTGGAATAGTGTTAAAGGATTTCTTGACCCAAAAACTTCTTCCAAGATTCAT GTTCTTGGTTCAAACTACCAGAGCAGGCTAATTGAAGTTATTGACTCAAG TGAATTGCCAGAGTTTCTTGGTGGTTCATGCACATGTAGTGACAAGGGTGGTTGCCTTGGATCTAACAAAGGGCCATGGAATGATCCTGCCATTTTGAAG CTGATACACAGTATGGAAGGCGGTGGTAGTATGAGAGAAACCAAGCAAATTTCTGATGGGTACGAAAGAAGTGGCTCTTCCCTAAGGGCAGAAAACCTGAAG GGCATGCTCAGTGACGTATCAAATGCTGAATCTGAGTCAGATGTTGATGATATTGGTTTATCAGTTTCTCAGAAGATTACCGACCACAGTTTGCTTACCCCAGTTCGCGAAGAA GTTAAGGGATCAGATTCTTCAGCCTCTTGTAGTTCTGATGGTAAGCATCTCCTAGATATGAATCCTGGCTCTCCTCAGGGCACCCAGCAAGTGGAGAGGGTGTCAATTCAATCGATCTGTCAGAAACATTTTTCCACCTTTGGATGGCTACATTGCTTAG GGAACATTGCTCTTATTCTTCATGGTACATCTGCTGTAAGGACTTTGGAAGATCTTGCTAGAGGACTGGCCACAGTCTTGATCAGGATATCATCCTTCTTCCACTTTTTCGTCTGTAGACAAGAAAGGATGCTAGAAAATGTCCATTCTTGTGCTGACGCAGAGCAAGCAAAGCCTCAACCTGTAAGAGAAGAGGACATGAGTGCTTCTTTACAACGCCTTGAAAAGCTCGAGTCCCTGTGCAATCATCTAATGAGCAAACCTCCAGATATGCCAAAGGATAAAGAACTTGTACTGTTTCAGGCTTTCGATCGGATAAAATCCCTTGAAGCTGATCTGGAGAGGACTAAAACA GCGTTGGAGGCTGCCGTGGCAAAGCAAATGGAATTGGAGGACAGTGTGGAAGCTCTGCAGCACCGGTCGGCTAGTGTTGTTAGG AGGAGATTGTGCTGTTCATAA
- the LOC101779138 gene encoding phosphatidylinositol/phosphatidylcholine transfer protein SFH6 isoform X2, whose protein sequence is MSVSHADEHEISLCDPNSEDDRRRRKIGSLRRKAIHALRKKRGRRRVTDFRFPAAISIEDVRDAEEERAVAAFRDRLAAHGLLPYKHDDYHMMLRFLKARKFDSEKATQMWAEMLRWRKEFGADTILEDFEFNELDDVLRYYPQGYHGVDREGRPVYIERLGKVDPNKLMQITSVDRYIKYHVQEFERAFREKFPACTLAAKRHIDSTTTILDVHGVGFKNFSKTARELVQRMQRIDSDYYPETLHQMYVVNAGSGFKLIWNSVKGFLDPKTSSKIHVLGSNYQSRLIEVIDSSELPEFLGGSCTCSDKGGCLGSNKGPWNDPAILKLIHSMEGGGSMRETKQISDGYERSGSSLRAENLKGMLSDVSNAESESDVDDIGLSVSQKITDHSLLTPVREEVKGSDSSASCSSDGKHLLDMNPGSPQGTQQVERVSIQSICQKHFSTFGWLHCLGNIALILHGTSAVRTLEDLARGLATVLIRISSFFHFFVCRQERMLENVHSCADAEQAKPQPVREEDMSASLQRLEKLESLCNHLMSKPPDMPKDKELVLFQAFDRIKSLEADLERTKTALEAAVAKQMELEDSVEALQHRSASVVRRRLCCS, encoded by the exons ATGTCAG TGAGCCATGCCGACGAGCACGAGATATCGCTGTGCGACCCCAACTCCGAGGacgaccggcgccggcggaaGATCGGATCGCTGCGGCGGAAGGCCATCCACGCGCTCCGGAAGAAGCGGGGCAGGCGGCGCGTCACCGACTTCCGCttccccgccgccatctccatcgaGGACGtccgcgacgccgaggaggagcgcgccgtcgccgcgttCCGCGACCGCCTAGCCGCGCACGGCCTCCTCCCCTACAAGCACGATGACTACCACATGATGCTGAG GTTTCTGAAGGCCAGGAAGTTCGATTCCGAGAAGGCAACGCAAATGTGGGCAGAGATGCTGAGATGGAGGAAAGAATTTGGAGCTGACACAATCTTGGAG GACTTTGAATTCAACGAGCTCGATGACGTTCTCCGGTACTACCCTCAGGGCTACCACGGCGTCGATCGGGAAGGCCGGCCAGTGTACATCGAGAGGCTCGGCAAGGTTGATCCTAACAAGCTCATGCAGATCACCTCGGTGGACCGGTACATCAAGTACCATGTGCAGGAGTTCGAGAGGGCATTCAGGGAGAAGTTCCCTGCCTGCACATTAGCAGCCAAGAGACACATTGATTCCACTACTACCATATTGGATGTCCATGGTGTG GGGTTTAAGAATTTCTCAAAAACTGCAAGGGAGCTTGTTCAACGAATGCAGAGAATAGACAGTGACTACTATCCTGAG ACACTACATCAGATGTATGTTGTGAATGCTGGCAGTGGATTCAAGCTGATCTGGAATAGTGTTAAAGGATTTCTTGACCCAAAAACTTCTTCCAAGATTCAT GTTCTTGGTTCAAACTACCAGAGCAGGCTAATTGAAGTTATTGACTCAAG TGAATTGCCAGAGTTTCTTGGTGGTTCATGCACATGTAGTGACAAGGGTGGTTGCCTTGGATCTAACAAAGGGCCATGGAATGATCCTGCCATTTTGAAG CTGATACACAGTATGGAAGGCGGTGGTAGTATGAGAGAAACCAAGCAAATTTCTGATGGGTACGAAAGAAGTGGCTCTTCCCTAAGGGCAGAAAACCTGAAG GGCATGCTCAGTGACGTATCAAATGCTGAATCTGAGTCAGATGTTGATGATATTGGTTTATCAGTTTCTCAGAAGATTACCGACCACAGTTTGCTTACCCCAGTTCGCGAAGAA GTTAAGGGATCAGATTCTTCAGCCTCTTGTAGTTCTGATGGTAAGCATCTCCTAGATATGAATCCTGGCTCTCCTCAGGGCACCCAGCAAGTGGAGAGGGTGTCAATTCAATCGATCTGTCAGAAACATTTTTCCACCTTTGGATGGCTACATTGCTTAG GGAACATTGCTCTTATTCTTCATGGTACATCTGCTGTAAGGACTTTGGAAGATCTTGCTAGAGGACTGGCCACAGTCTTGATCAGGATATCATCCTTCTTCCACTTTTTCGTCTGTAGACAAGAAAGGATGCTAGAAAATGTCCATTCTTGTGCTGACGCAGAGCAAGCAAAGCCTCAACCTGTAAGAGAAGAGGACATGAGTGCTTCTTTACAACGCCTTGAAAAGCTCGAGTCCCTGTGCAATCATCTAATGAGCAAACCTCCAGATATGCCAAAGGATAAAGAACTTGTACTGTTTCAGGCTTTCGATCGGATAAAATCCCTTGAAGCTGATCTGGAGAGGACTAAAACA GCGTTGGAGGCTGCCGTGGCAAAGCAAATGGAATTGGAGGACAGTGTGGAAGCTCTGCAGCACCGGTCGGCTAGTGTTGTTAGG AGGAGATTGTGCTGTTCATAA
- the LOC101763339 gene encoding GPI-anchored protein LLG1 translates to MGLRRGVALRAAVLAAVLGFAAAGFISSDALLEHGRDATGRSLLQAKKDCPVSFEGANYTIITSRCKGPLYQPALCCGALKDFACPYSTYINDVTTTCAATMFSYINLYGKYPPGLFANTCHEGDKGLSCPEDTPQVQPGQKPSGAAAAVAGAAPAAAAALAAALAVSLLVSC, encoded by the exons ATGGGTCTCCGCAGGGGCGTCGCGCTGCGcgcggccgtgctcgccgccgtcctcggctTCGCGGCCGCCGGGTTCATCTCGA GTGACGCGCTGCTGGAGCACGGGCGCGACGCCACCGGCCGGAGCCTGCTGCAGGCAAAGAAAG ATTGCCCGGTGAGCTTCGAGGGCGCCAACTACACGATCATCACGAGCCGGTGCAAGGGCCCGCTGTACCAGCCGGCGCTGTGCTGCGGGGCGCTCAAGGACTTCGCGTGCCCCTACTCCACCTACATCAACGACGtcaccaccacctgcgccgccaccaTGTTCAGCTACATCAACCTCTACGGCAAGTACCCGCCGGGCCTCTTCGCCAACACCTGCCACGAGGGCGACAAGGGCCTTTCGTGCCCCGAGGACACCCCGCAGGTGCAGCCCGGCCAGAAGCCCTCCGgtgcggcggccgccgtcgccggcgccgcgccggcggcggctgcagcccTGGCGGCCGCGCTGGCCGTGTCGTTGTTGGTGTCCTGCTGA
- the LOC101779542 gene encoding photosystem I reaction center subunit V, chloroplastic — protein sequence MATSTAAVLSPPSVAGLRLAPSPRARVSFRATPARRSVAARAELSPSLVISLSTGVSLFLGRFVFFNFQRENVAKQVPEQNGKTHFDAGDERAKEYAGLLKSNDPVGFNLVDVLAWGSLGHIVAYYILATSSNGYDPNFF from the coding sequence ATGGCCACCTCGACCGCCGCCGTGCTGTCCCCGCCGTCCGTCGCCGGGCTCCGCCTGGCGCCGTCGCCCAGGGCGCGCGTGTCGTTCCGGGCCACGCCGGCGCGGCGGTccgtggcggcgcgggcggagctGAGCCCGTCGCTGGTGATCAGCCTCAGCACCGGCGTGTCGCTCTTCCTGGGCCGCTTCGTCTTCTTCAACTTCCAGCGGGAGAACGTGGCGAAGCAGGTCCCCGAGCAGAACGGCAAGACGCACttcgacgccggcgacgagcgggCCAAGGAGTACGCCGGCCTGCTCAAGTCCAACGACCCCGTGGGGTTCAACCTCGTCGACGTCCTCGCCTGGGGCTCGCTCGGCCACATCGTCGCCTACTACATCCTCGCCACCTCCAGCAACGGATACGACCCCAACTTCTTCTGA
- the LOC101779931 gene encoding WPP domain-interacting protein 2, translated as MDSGANSVGESVGESPAPAPEPEPEPETRPSEPVTKGRGLRRWRRIPREQQHHEGSPASPGAVGAGVGAGANAAEDLAAQLHKRRLFPTADAPKGKEDAAVEEVESSVASVESSFVPLVASPPPAPTRLDPNLGHLIATAGFSLGAGGADSDNSDDRTSKFSTAASAPRHDFSSGGFGRDRDRPRSRAPGGAAHGKNLRAARGRGASARAAASPVEAENSRSSVESNLRSSNAAHARRSSAGITSNGVHKVLFPDDHQSDDEAPSEEVRYTTGGFYKENGSVVGRLGNCDSDANNHIFDEASVGKFENGGTHSGLDPYIESIALLQSAQEALENEIQKFVEIRKESDENSTTHHSETEWSSSPHPDESVEELSEMIKVLESKLEEATMLINEQDSKILELGALSQKQPQDTAPCNNDLLSLQSDVDQLFLEKMETEIQCFILTRASQDWMPLTKDQFALYEAQKSLTGDYESLETKLRHTENRAMMLEEMVDKLESQCKELSETSEVLKLQARASRASLFCSIQFVLLCIAMGTLLVRFLPSSPEIVPT; from the exons atggATTCCGGCGCCAACAGCGTCGGCGAGTCGGTGGGCGAgtcgccggccccggcgccggagccggagccggagccggagacgCGGCCGTCCGAACCAGTCACCAAGGGCCGCGGGCTCCGCCGGTGGCGCCGTATCCCGCGCGAGCAGCAGCACCACGAGGGGTCCCCGGCGAGCCCCGGGGCTGTGGGGGCCGGCGTAGGTGCTGGCGCGAACGCGGCTGAGGACTTGGCGGCGCAGCTCCACAAGCGCCGTCTCTTCCCCACCGCCGACGCGCCCAAGGGGaaggaggacgcggccgtcgAGGAGGTGGAGAGCTCGGTCGCGTCCGTGGAGTCCAGCTTCGTGCCGCTGGtggcgtccccgccgccggcgccgactaGGCTCGACCCGAATCTCGGCCACCTGATCGCCACCGCCGGGTTCTCgctgggcgcgggcggcgccgacTCGGACAACAGCGACGACCGGACCAGCAAGTTCTCTACTGCCGCCAGCGCGCCGCGCCATGACTTCTCGTCCGGCGGCTTCGGCCGGGACCGCGACAGGCCACGATCCCGAGCCCCCGGCGGCGCTGCTCATGGCAAGAACCTCCGCGCTGCGCGCGGGCGAGGCGCCAGTGCGCGcgctgctgcctctcctgtGGAAGCAGAGAATTCGCGCTCCAGTGTTGAGTCCAACCTTCGCAGCTCTAATGCTGCTCATGCGCGGCGATCCAGCGCCGGGATCACCAGCAACGGTGTTCACAAGGTTCTGTTCCCTGATGACCATCAGAGTGACGACGAGGCTCCAAGTGAGGAGGTGAGGTATACCACCGGAGGTTTCTACAAGGAGAACGGGAGTGTAGTTGGGAGATTGGGCAACTGTGATTCCGATGCCAACAATCATATCTTTGATGAAGCGAGTGTCGGCAAGTTCGAGAATGGAGGGACTCATTCAGGTCTTGATCCATATATTGAGTCGATTGCATTGCTTCAGTCAGCACAGGAAGCACTTGAGAACG AGATCCAAAAGTTTGTGGAGATCAGGAAAGAATCTGATGAAAATTCCACAACTCACCACAGTGAAACAGAATGGAGCAGCTCACCCCATCCTGACGAATCTGTAGAAGAACTAAGTGAGATGATAAAGGTACTTGAGTCCAAACTGGAAGAAGCAACCATGCTCATCAACGAGCAGGATTCAAAAATACTTGAACTGGGTGCACTTAGCCAGAAACAACCACAGGATACTGCGCCATGTAACAACGATCTGTTGTCTCTGCAGTCTGATGTAGACCAACTGTTCTTGGAGAAGATGGAGACAGAGATTCAATGCTTTATCCTTACAAGAGCTTCACAGGATTGGATGCCCCTGACCAAGGATCAATTTGCTCTTTACGAGGCTCAGAAATCCCTGACGGGGGATTACGAATCCTTAGAAACTAAGCTGCGGCACACAGAGAACAGGGCGATGATGCTCGAGGAGATGGTGGATAAACTAGAGTCACAGTGCAAGGAGCTCTCTGAGACTTCAGAAGTCTTGAAGCTGCAGGCCAGAGCAAGCAGAGCCTCCTTGTTCTGCTCCATCCAGTTCGTGCTGCTGTGCATCGCCATGGGGACCCTCCTCGTTCGCTTTCTGCCCTCTTCTCCGGAGATTGTACCTACTTGA